Proteins found in one Microbacterium sp. LWS13-1.2 genomic segment:
- the prpB gene encoding methylisocitrate lyase: MLYSTTPAAEKRRLFRERLGSGELLRFPGAFNPLSARLIERKGFEGVYISGAVLAADLGLPDIGLTTLTEVAGRGQQIARLTDLPAIIDADTGFGEPMNVARTIQTLEDAGLAGAHIEDQINPKRCGHLDGKAVVDEDTAIKRIRAAVDARRDPNFLIMARTDIRAVEGMDAAIDRAKALVDAGADAIFPEAMRDLGEFEAMRAALDVPLLANMTEFGKSELFSTQQLQSAGIDIVIWPVSLLRMAMGAAGRALDDLDTKGHLRGRLDEMQHRADLYDLIDYEHYNHFDTTVFNFQITR, encoded by the coding sequence ATGCTGTACAGCACGACTCCCGCGGCCGAGAAGCGCCGCCTGTTCCGCGAGCGGCTCGGCTCGGGCGAGCTCCTGCGCTTCCCGGGCGCCTTCAACCCGCTCTCCGCCCGGCTCATCGAGCGCAAGGGGTTCGAGGGCGTCTACATCTCGGGCGCCGTCCTAGCCGCCGACCTGGGGCTCCCCGACATCGGCCTCACGACCCTGACCGAGGTGGCCGGTCGCGGTCAGCAGATCGCGCGCCTGACCGACCTCCCGGCGATCATCGACGCCGACACGGGGTTCGGCGAGCCGATGAACGTCGCCCGCACCATCCAGACCCTCGAGGATGCCGGGCTCGCCGGCGCGCACATCGAGGATCAGATCAACCCGAAGCGGTGCGGTCATCTCGACGGCAAGGCGGTGGTCGACGAGGACACGGCGATCAAACGCATCCGCGCCGCCGTCGACGCCCGGCGCGACCCCAACTTCCTGATCATGGCGCGTACCGACATCCGCGCTGTAGAGGGGATGGATGCCGCGATCGACCGCGCGAAAGCGCTGGTGGATGCCGGCGCCGACGCGATCTTCCCCGAGGCGATGCGAGACCTCGGAGAGTTCGAGGCGATGCGGGCCGCGCTCGACGTGCCGCTGCTGGCCAACATGACGGAGTTCGGCAAGTCGGAGCTGTTCTCCACTCAGCAGCTGCAGAGCGCCGGCATCGACATCGTGATCTGGCCGGTGTCGCTGCTGCGGATGGCGATGGGTGCGGCCGGCCGTGCCCTCGACGACCTCGACACGAAGGGTCACCTCCGTGGCAGGCTCGACGAGATGCAGCACCGTGCCGACCTGTACGACCTCATCGATTACGAGCACTACAACCACTTCGACACGACCGTCTTCAATTTCCAGATCACCCGCTGA
- a CDS encoding MmgE/PrpD family protein — protein MTVPTHVRVHRSDENLARSEQLAWKIAEVAVDPVEVQADVADMIINRVIDNAAVAAASLTRRPVSSARAQALDHPVSANGGGSTVFGCANDRVSSPEWAAWANGVAVRELDYHDTFLAAEYSHPGDNIPPILAVAQHTGRDGAALVRGIATGYEIQIDLVRAISLHKHKIDHVAHLGPSAAAGIGTLLGLDIETIYQAVGQALHTTTATRQSRKGEISTWKAHAPAFAGKMAVEAVDRAMRGETSPSPIYEGEDGVIAWMLDGKDGSYDVPLPAPGEPKRGILDSYTKEHSAEYQAQAWIDLARKLGTQHPQLRDPANVASIVLHTSNHTHVVIGSGANDPQKYDPNASRETLDHSIPYIFAVALQDGTWHHVDAYAPERAGRADTVALWRSITTAEDAEWTRRYHSEDPDEKAFGGRVVITLTDGSTIEDEIAVADAHPLGARPFARADYVRKFRLLADPVLAPEEIERFLALAERLPELNADEVRELNIVAKAGVLRAAPSPRGLF, from the coding sequence ATGACCGTTCCCACCCACGTCCGCGTTCACCGCAGCGACGAGAATCTCGCCCGCTCCGAACAGCTGGCGTGGAAGATCGCCGAGGTCGCCGTCGACCCCGTGGAGGTTCAGGCCGACGTTGCCGACATGATCATCAACCGCGTGATCGACAACGCGGCAGTCGCGGCCGCCTCCCTCACCCGGCGGCCCGTGAGCTCCGCGCGCGCGCAGGCCCTCGACCACCCGGTGTCGGCCAACGGCGGCGGGTCGACGGTGTTCGGCTGCGCGAACGACAGGGTCTCGAGCCCCGAGTGGGCTGCCTGGGCCAACGGCGTCGCCGTGCGCGAGCTCGATTACCACGACACCTTCCTCGCCGCGGAGTACTCCCACCCCGGCGACAACATCCCACCGATCCTCGCGGTGGCCCAGCACACCGGTCGCGACGGCGCGGCGCTCGTGCGGGGCATCGCCACCGGGTACGAGATCCAGATCGACCTCGTGCGCGCCATCTCGCTGCACAAGCACAAGATCGACCACGTCGCGCACCTCGGCCCCTCGGCGGCCGCGGGCATCGGCACCCTGCTCGGCCTCGACATCGAGACCATCTACCAGGCCGTCGGGCAGGCACTGCACACGACCACCGCCACCCGGCAGTCCCGCAAGGGCGAGATCTCGACGTGGAAGGCCCACGCGCCGGCGTTCGCGGGCAAGATGGCGGTCGAGGCGGTCGACCGCGCGATGCGCGGCGAGACCAGCCCGTCCCCGATCTACGAGGGCGAGGATGGCGTGATCGCGTGGATGCTGGACGGCAAGGACGGCTCGTACGACGTGCCGCTTCCCGCGCCGGGCGAGCCCAAGCGCGGCATCCTCGACTCGTACACGAAGGAGCACTCGGCGGAGTACCAGGCGCAGGCGTGGATCGACCTCGCGCGCAAGCTGGGCACGCAGCATCCGCAGCTGCGCGATCCCGCGAACGTCGCATCGATCGTGCTGCACACGAGCAACCACACTCACGTCGTGATCGGCTCGGGTGCGAACGACCCGCAGAAGTACGACCCGAACGCGTCTCGCGAGACGCTCGACCACTCGATCCCCTACATCTTCGCCGTCGCGCTGCAAGACGGCACGTGGCACCACGTCGACGCGTACGCGCCCGAGCGCGCGGGCCGCGCCGACACCGTCGCGCTGTGGCGGAGCATCACGACGGCCGAGGACGCGGAGTGGACCCGCCGCTACCACTCGGAGGATCCCGACGAGAAGGCCTTCGGCGGGCGCGTGGTTATCACCCTGACCGACGGATCCACGATCGAGGACGAGATCGCGGTCGCCGACGCCCACCCGCTCGGCGCGCGACCCTTCGCGCGAGCCGACTACGTGCGCAAGTTCCGCCTGCTGGCCGACCCCGTGCTCGCGCCCGAGGAGATCGAGCGCTTCCTCGCGCTCGCCGAACGGCTTCCCGAGCTCAACGCCGACGAGGTGCGCGAGCTCAACATCGTCGCAAAGGCCGGCGTGCTCCGGGCGGCCCCGTCCCCGAGAGGACTCTTCTGA